Proteins co-encoded in one Nitratireductor kimnyeongensis genomic window:
- a CDS encoding transglycosylase domain-containing protein, with protein sequence MPREKRQSKAPRATRLLALDAWIDSTLYEAGFKLAEFWESVTIFFRRFRVYGVKRAVVELFSEGATLGAIGSVVMLALAMPAFEETAGDWSAQDDYAVTFLDRYGNEIGQRGIIQRDSVPVDELPDHVIKAVLATEDRRFFDHFGIDFLGLARALTENVRANSVVQGGSTLTQQLAKNLFLSNERTLERKVKEAFLSIWLEMNLSKTEILQYYLDRSYLGGGTFGISAAADFYFDKPVKDLSLAEAAMIAGLFKAPARYAPHVNLPAARARANEVLTNMVQAGFMSEGQILSARLHPATAVDREGTDTPDYFLDWAFEEVKRVVPRSATHSLVARTTLDPNLQKAAEESLEFHLRQYGKDYDVSEGAIVLMDTEGAVRAVVGGRDYGSSQFNRATKAERQTGSSFKPYVYAVAMENGFEPGSVISDGPISWGSWSPRNYGRSYAGRVTLTHALIKSYNTVPVRLARDHLGIDPIIDLIKSFGIESPINGHKTMVLGTSGMTALDQATGYSVFANGGYADTRFAIVQLMTHSGNLIYDHGRDAPPPRRVLSDDAAASMNQMLILVPEQGTGRRAALPMTRSAGKTGTTQSYRDGWYVGYTGNYVASVWLGNDDFHPTRRMTGGSLPAMVWQRLMSYAHQNVEIKPLPGIESPMRIETDAVETASEDGAGENPETDNLPLALSARTSHFLKGLAKNFEAAPRLRKPTSHETLSAL encoded by the coding sequence ATGCCGCGCGAGAAACGGCAGAGCAAGGCGCCGCGGGCGACCAGATTGCTGGCGCTCGATGCTTGGATCGATTCCACGCTTTACGAAGCGGGTTTCAAGCTCGCCGAATTTTGGGAAAGCGTAACAATCTTCTTCCGCCGCTTCCGGGTCTATGGCGTCAAACGCGCCGTGGTCGAATTGTTCAGCGAGGGTGCCACGCTGGGCGCAATTGGGTCGGTCGTCATGCTGGCGCTGGCCATGCCTGCGTTCGAAGAGACGGCCGGAGACTGGAGTGCTCAGGATGATTACGCCGTTACATTTCTCGACCGCTATGGGAACGAAATTGGCCAACGCGGCATCATTCAGCGCGATTCCGTGCCCGTCGACGAGCTTCCCGACCACGTGATCAAAGCCGTCCTTGCCACGGAGGACCGGCGCTTCTTCGACCATTTCGGCATCGACTTTCTTGGTCTCGCCCGCGCGCTGACCGAAAACGTGCGCGCCAATTCCGTCGTCCAGGGGGGCTCCACGCTCACCCAGCAGCTCGCCAAGAACCTGTTTCTGTCCAACGAGCGAACCCTCGAGCGCAAGGTCAAGGAAGCCTTCCTGTCGATCTGGCTCGAGATGAACCTCTCGAAAACAGAGATCCTCCAATACTATCTCGACCGTTCCTATCTGGGCGGTGGAACATTCGGCATCTCTGCTGCGGCAGACTTTTATTTCGACAAACCTGTCAAGGATTTAAGTCTCGCTGAAGCAGCGATGATCGCCGGGCTTTTCAAGGCGCCCGCGCGCTACGCCCCGCATGTGAATCTTCCCGCCGCGCGTGCTCGTGCCAACGAGGTTCTCACCAACATGGTGCAGGCCGGTTTCATGAGCGAGGGGCAAATACTCTCCGCCCGCCTCCACCCGGCGACTGCCGTTGATCGCGAAGGTACAGACACACCGGATTATTTTCTGGACTGGGCTTTCGAAGAGGTAAAGCGCGTCGTTCCCCGCAGCGCCACCCATTCGCTTGTCGCGCGCACCACGCTCGATCCGAACCTCCAGAAGGCTGCTGAAGAATCGCTCGAGTTCCACCTGCGCCAGTACGGAAAGGACTATGACGTCTCCGAGGGCGCCATCGTTCTGATGGACACCGAAGGTGCGGTCCGTGCCGTTGTTGGTGGCCGTGACTACGGTTCGAGCCAGTTCAATCGCGCCACCAAAGCGGAGCGGCAGACCGGCTCCTCCTTCAAGCCCTACGTCTACGCGGTGGCGATGGAGAACGGGTTCGAACCCGGCTCCGTCATTTCCGATGGCCCGATTTCTTGGGGCAGTTGGTCCCCACGCAATTACGGTCGCAGCTATGCCGGTCGGGTGACCCTGACCCACGCATTGATAAAGTCTTACAACACCGTTCCCGTTCGTCTCGCGCGCGATCATCTGGGCATCGATCCCATCATCGATCTCATCAAATCCTTTGGCATCGAATCCCCGATCAACGGCCACAAGACCATGGTTCTGGGCACCTCCGGTATGACCGCACTCGATCAGGCGACCGGCTATTCCGTCTTTGCCAATGGCGGCTATGCCGATACCCGTTTTGCCATCGTGCAGTTGATGACCCATTCGGGCAATCTCATCTACGATCATGGTCGCGATGCACCGCCACCGCGCCGTGTGCTGTCGGATGATGCCGCAGCTTCCATGAACCAGATGCTTATCCTTGTGCCTGAGCAAGGCACGGGTCGCAGAGCCGCTCTGCCAATGACCCGCTCAGCAGGCAAAACCGGTACCACCCAGTCCTATAGGGACGGCTGGTATGTCGGTTACACTGGAAATTATGTTGCCTCAGTCTGGCTGGGCAATGACGACTTTCACCCCACGAGGCGCATGACCGGCGGCTCCCTTCCCGCCATGGTCTGGCAGCGCCTGATGTCCTACGCGCACCAAAATGTTGAGATCAAACCCCTGCCCGGTATCGAAAGTCCCATGCGCATCGAGACAGATGCCGTGGAAACGGCCAGCGAAGACGGCGCGGGAGAGAACCCGGAGACCGACAACCTTCCTCTCGCTCTATCTGCGCGAACATCCCACTTCCTCAAGGGGCTGGCAAAGAATTTCGAGGCCGCCCCGCGCTTGCGCAAACCCACCTCTCACGAAACCCTGTCCGCCCTGTAA